TGCCAGATGTCCAGCTCGGTCCAGTTGGAGAGCGGGAAGGCGCGGATCGACTCGCCCTTGTTGACCCGGGCGTTGTAGAGGTTCCACAGCTCGGGACGCTGGCTCTTGGGGTCCCAGCGGTGGAACTTGTCGCGGAACGAGAATACCCGCTCCTTGGCGCGGCTGGCCTCCTCGTCGCGACGCGCGCCGCCGAAGGCGGCATCGAAGCCGTACTTGTCCAGCGCCTGCTTGAGCGCCTGGGTCTTCATCACGTCGGTATAGCCGCTGGAGCCGTGATCGAAGGGGTTGATGCCCGCGGCGCGCCCCTCTTCGTTGATGTGCTCTATCAGCTCCATGCCCAACTCGCCGGCCATGCGGTCGCGGAAGGCGATCATCTCGCGGAACTTCCAGGTGGTGTTGATGTGCATCAGCGGGAACGGCGGCGGCCCGGGGTAGAAGGCCTTGCGCGCCAAATGCAGCATCACCGAGGAGTCCTTGCCGATGGAGTAGAGCATCACAGGGTTGCGGAACTCGGCGGCCACCTCGCGGATGATATGAATCGACTCGGCTTCGAGTTGTTTGAGGTGGGTCTGCCGTTCGGTAGAAATTTCAGGCATCGAAAAAACCTTGGGTTCTTTCTTAACTCTTCAGACTAGCCCGCAGGGCCGATTCCCAGCGCGAATCCCGCTCGCCGGCCACGATGAAGAACGGATTGAGCACACTCTCCTGCTGGTTGCAGCGCAGCGGCTCTAGGGTATGGGCGTTCAGCACCTGGCCGCCCGCTGCAGTGACCACGGCCTGGGCCGCCGCCGTGTCCCATTCGCTGGTCGGTGCCAGGCGCGGATAAAGATCGGCCTTGCCCTCGGCAACGAGGCAAAGCTTGAGCGAGCTGCCCATGGTTGCACATTCATGATTGGGCAGAATGCGACAGAAGGCTTCGAATTCCTCCGAGCCATGAAGACGGCTGCCCACTACCTGCCAGGCCTCTTGGTCGGGATCTGGCAGCGCGCGCACGGTGATGGTATGGCACGGCCCCTCGTCTACCTGTTTCCATGCGCCCTGCCCCTGTTGCCCGATCCAGGTGGTGCGCAGTACAGGCGCATGGACGATGCCGAACACCGGCACGCCATCCTCGATCAACGCCACGTTGAGAGTGAATTCGCCGTTCTTCTTGATGAACTCCTTGGTGCCGTCGAGCGGGTCGATCAACCAGTAGCGCTGCCAGGCCTTGCGCGTGGCGAAAGGAATCTCCGCGGATTCCTCGGAAAGAGTCGGCACCTGTGGGGCAAGGTTTTCCAGCAGATCCACCAGGGCGTGGTGGGAGGCCATATCCGCTTCGGTCAGTGGGCTCTTGTCATCCTTGGTCTCGACGCTGAAGCCGTGATCGTAGATCGAGATCACCTCGCGCCCCGCGGCAAGAACGCCATCGATCAAGCGGGCGCGCATGCGATCAGTAACGAAACTCGTCAAAACAAACCTCTCAAGATGGCCATACCAGCGGCATGAGCCTTCATGCGGAAACGCCGACGATCAGGCTTGGGCAGACATAAGCAAGAAGCAAAACGTCGAACTCAACCTTCACCAAGAGCTATCGCCCCACCGAGTAATAAGTGAACCCCTTGATCGCCATGCGCTTCGGCTCGAACATGTTGCGCCCATCGAAGATCAGCGGCTCGGCGAGCTGCTGCTTGATCAGCTCGAATTCCGGGGCGCGGAAGCTCTGCCATTCAGTGACGATCACCAGGGCATCGGCGCCGCGCAGGGTGGCTTCCTTGGTACCGCACAGGGAGAGGTCATCGCGGTTGCCGTAGATTCGCTGGGCCTCTTCCATGGCTTCCGGGTCAAAGGCCTGCACCTTGGCGCCCGCCTCCCACAACGCTTCCATCAGCACGCGGCTGGGGGCTTCGCGCATGTCGTCGGTGTTGGGCTTGAAGGCCAGGCCCCAGATGGCGAAGGTCTTGTCTTTCAGGTTGCCCTGGTAGTGCTTGTGGATCTTCTGGAACAGGGTGGTCTTCTGTTCCTCGTTGCGCGCTTCCACCGCCTTGAGCACCTTGGCATCAAAGTCGATGGCGTCGGAAGTGCGAATCAGTGCCTGCACGTCCTTGGGGAAACAGGAGCCGCCGTAACCCACGCCGGGATAAATGAAGTGGTAGCCGATGCGCGGGTCGGAACCGATGCCCTGGCGCACCATTTCGATGTCCGCCCCGAGGCGCTCGGCCAGGTTGGCCATTTCGTTCATGAAGCTGATCTTGGTGGCCAGCATGCAGTTGGCGGCGTACTTGGTCAGCTCGGCGCTTCGCACATCCATCACGATCATCTTGTCCTGCTGGCGGCTGAACGGCGCGTAGAGTTCGCGCAGCATGTCTTCCGCCACCCGGCTGGAGGTGCCGATGATGATGCGGTCGGGCCGCTGGCAGTCGCTGACCGCGCTGCCCTCTTTCAGGAATTCCGGGTTGGAGACCACGTCGAAGCGCAGGTCCTTGCGCCCGCGGGCTTCCAGCACGTGATCCACCTTGTCGCGCACCTTGTCGGCGGTGCCCACCGGCACGGTGGACTTGTTGATGATGACCTGGTCGCGCTCCATGTGCTGGGCGATGGTCTCGGCCACGGCCAGCACGTACTTGAGGTCGGCGCTGCCGTCTTCGTCCGGCGGGGTGCCCACGGCGATGAACTGCACCTGGCCGTGCTTGACGCCTTCGGCGGCATCGGTGGTGAACTTGAGCCTGCCGGCGGCATGGTTCTCCTTCACCAGCGGCTCCAGGCCCGGCTCGTAGATGGGAATCTCGCCCTTGCTCAGGCGCTCCACCTTGGCGGCATCCACGTCCACGCACACCACGTGGTGGCCCACGTCGGCCAGCACGGCTCCCTGCACCAAGCCCACGTAGCCGGTTCCGAATACGGTAACGTTCATTGCCGTTCCTTTATGTACGCTCTTCTCTAAGAGATATAGCGGGCAATGATGTTCCCGCTACCTTGAATCTGTTGCGCGGCTCTGCTCACGCCGTGGCCGGTGCGAGTGCACCCTTCGCAGCGCCTGTGTCATCAGCGAGAGAATCGCCACCCAAGGTGACTCTCATCTCATGCCCTGCCTCTTCGGCCCACTCCTGCAGCTTGGCCTTGAGCGCGGCCTGGGCGTGGGGGTCGCCGTGCACCAGGCGCACTTCCCGCGGCGGGTGGCGCATGCGGCGCACGAAGTTGAGCAGGTCATGCTGGTCGGCGTGGGCCGAGTAGCCGCTCACGGTTTCCACCCGGGCGCGAATGTCGATGCGCTGGCCGTCGAGCATGACCCAGCCGCCCTTGGGCCCAAAGCGCTGAATGTCGCGGCCGGGGGTGCCGTGGGCCTGGTAGCCGGTGAACAGCACACAGTGGCGTTCGTCGCCGAGCATGCGCTGGAGGTAGTTCACCACCCTGCCGCCGCTGGCCATGCCGCTGGCGGCGATGACCACGGCCGGCCGGCCGCTCTCGGCCAGGTAGGCGACGGTCTGCTCGTGTTCCTGGTGGCTGTCCACGGTGTAGAGATTCTCGAAGCTGAGCGGATGGCGGCCGCTGCGCAGTGTCTTGTGCGCTTCGGCGTCCCACCACGGCTTGAGTTCGCGGTACACCTCGGTGAAGCGGGCGGCCAGGGGGGAATCGACGATGATTTCGAGCTCGCGCCAGCGCTCGTTGCGGGCGTTATGGATCAGCCCTTCCAGCTCGTAGAGCAGTTCCTGAGTGCGGCCCACGCTGAAGGCGGGGATCACCACCGTGCCGCCGTTGGCGAGCGCCCTGTCGATGGCGGCTTTCAATCGCACGCGGCGGTGGCGCCTGTCTTCATGCAGGCGGTCGCCGTAGGTGCTCTCGAGCACCAGCACGTCGGCACGATACGGCGGTTTGGGCGCGGGCAGCAGCGGCGCGTAGGGCGCGCCCAGGTCGCCGGAGAAAACGGTGCGCTGGGCCTGACCGCTTGCTTTCTCCAGCGTATCCACTTCCACGTAGGCGGAGCCGAGGATGTGCCCGGCGCGCTGTAGCTTGACCCGCACGTGGTGGCGCTCGTCGTCGAGCACGGTGTGCCAGGTCTGGTAATCCAGCGCTACCAGCCGTCCCTGCACTTCGGTCAGGAAACGCTCGATCAAGTGCCGGTCACGGGTGAAGCCAATCTTGAGCGCGTCTTCGATCACCAAGGGCAGCAGCCGAGCCGAGGGCACCGAACAGAGGATCGGCCCCTGGTAGCCTGCCGCCAGCAGGTAGGGCAGCCGGCCGATGTGGTCGATGTGCACGTGGGTGACCACCAGCGCCAGCACGTCGTCCACCGGGAAGCGCACGGCGTGCTGCTCGAGGCTGTCGACGCGCTCGGCATCCTGCCCCTGGAAGATGCCGCAGTCGACGAGCAGGGCCCGATCCGCCGCGATCTGCAGGCGGTGGCAGCTGCCGGTCACGCCCGCCCCGCCGCCGTGATGAACGATGTTCAAGAAGTCATCCCTTACTTATTGTCTTGAGCTTAAAAAATTAAACGCCATAAAACCCGCGGTACCACTCGACGAAGCGCTTCACGCCCTCTTCCACGCTCACCTTGGGGCGGTAGCCGGTGGCCTTGAGCAGCGCTTCGGTGTCGGCCCAGGTGCGCGGCACGTCGCCGGGCTGCATGGGCAGGTACTCGCAGATGGCCTCGCGCCCGGTGGCGGCTTCCAGCGCGCGGATGAAGCTCATCAGCGAGACCGGCGCACCGTAACCGATGTTGTAGAGCGCAAAGGGCGCCGTGCTCTGGTCCGGCCGGGCAGTGGCGGCGGCGCGGTCGGGGTTGGGCTGCGGGATGACATCCAGGATGCGCACGATGCCTTCGACGATGTCATCGACGTAGGTGAAGTCCCGCGACATGTCGCCGTGGTTGTAGACCTGGATCGGCTTGCCTTCGAACATCGCCTTGACGAACTTGAAGATGGCCATGTCGGGCCGGCCCCAGGGGCCGTAGACGGTGAAGAAACGCAGCCCGGTCATCGGCACGCCGTAGAGGTGCGCGTAGGTGTGGCTCATCAGCTCGTTGGCCTTCTTGGTGGCCGCGTAGAGGCTGACGGGGTGATCCACGCTGTCGCTGGTGGCGAACGGGGTCTTGGCATTCATGCCGTAGACCGAGCTCGAGGAAGCGTAGACCAGGTGCCCCACCTTGTGCTGCCGGCACCCTTCCAGCACGTTGAGGTGGCCGATCAGGTTGGAGTCGGCGTAGACATGGGGGTTGTCCAGCGAATAGCGCACCCCGGCCTGGGCGGCCAGGTGGATCACCCGGTCGAATTCGTTCTCGCGGAACAGCGCGGCCATGGCCTCGCGGTCGCCCAGGTCCATGTGGATGAAGCGAATGTCGTGGCAGTCGGCCAGGTCGTGCAGGCGCGCCTGCTTGAGCGAGACGTCGTAGTAGGTGTTGAGGTTGTCGATACCGACGATCTCGTGGCCAAGCCCGCTCAGGCGCTTGGCCACGGCGTGGCCGACGAAGCCGGCGATGCCGGTGATCAGCAGTTTCACTCGGTTCGTTCCCTTGCGTGGGGTAGAGAATGGGCCGCCACCGTTCAGGCACGCTACCGCCCGGGGATTGTTCCGGGCGGTTCCCTGGCCCTGCTGCGTAGCGATACCGGATCGGGAACGGAAGCGTAGCGTCAATGACTACGGCGAGCCCCAGGGCATGGTCCAGCCCTGGTCGCGGCTGCTCACGGTCCGCCGCCGAGCCATCGCTCGGCTTCCTGAAGCTCGACATGAAAGCCGCGCTTTCAGGCCCCTGCCGGGTATCGTTATTGGAATGACGCAATTCTACGGCACTCGGAGGCGATGCTCTACCGCGGAATAAGGGCTAAATAGTGCTGAATCGTCAGATGCTTGTTCGCTTCTTACGAAAATATGACGGCCCGTAGCACTGTTTACCGAGAAGAGCTCTCAGCAACGTTTCATCAACGACAGCGCCAGACGGCCAGCCGATGGAGAAGTGCGAGCAGAATCAGGCCGGCGGCCAGCCAGCCAAGGACGATCACCAGCGTGGTAAAGCCGCTAGGCACGTCATGCGGCGGACGAAAACTCATGCCGTGTTCGACGAGACGGGCGACGAGATACGTGGGCGCCGCCACCATCGCCATGGCGATGCTGGAGCGCCACTCGGCCAGGCGTCGGGTGAGGGCCCAGGGCTCGCTGGGGGGCTTGGCACCAGCCTTGGCCTTGGCCTTGCGCCTGCTGCCGGCGTTGGCACTGCGAGAGGCCTTGGCCGCACCGGCTTGGCGCGTCGCGCCACTGCGCTTGGCGGGCTTGCGCCCGGCCTTGCCACCCCTCAGCGGCAGGCCGGCGGCCAGCCAGCGCAGCAGGCGTGAAAACGCCCAGCCGAGCGTGAACAACACGGACAGCGCCACGCTGCCCATCACCAGCAGATAGGTCATCGGAGCAGACAGGTCGGTCATGGGTGAATCAGGCGATATGGCCGAGCGTGTGCAGAGTGCGCAGCAGGTCGGCCACGCTCTCCCTGGGCTGGGCGTACTCCTTCATCAGAGACTGGAGCCGCGTTTCGAACGCCTGCTGGCGTTGCTGTTGCTCTTCCGCTTCCAGCTCCGCCAAGCTGCGCACCGGCGGCCCGGTGGGAATATCGAGACGGGAACTGGGTTTTTCCAGCTCGCGCAGTGCCTGGGCGAAGGCATCGTCAAGTTCACGAAACTTGCGCAGCTTCTCGCGCTCATCCATCGATCGGTTGGGCTTCTGGTTTCTCATCGTTATCCGTGATTGCTCAAGTACCTGGTTGGAGCAGCGCAATTGGCTGGCCTCACACGTGGGCGGCACCCGATGGTTGTGGGGCCGAGTATACCGCCAACGCACCGAGTAGCGAAGGTCGGCCAGTACGCTAAACTGATAAGACACATGGGCTCACGCAAAGGAGCACCGTATCGCACCTTGCTACTATTATGCACAAACGGTCAAATCCGTTAACCAAACTTGCCTTTGCCTCCCGCGAAAGCGCATAAAGAGACGCACAAAAACCATAAAAATCGATGGCGTTATGCCTGCCTGGCATTTCCAGGCGCCATCGGTAGCATCAGCGTTTGTTAATGGATGCAGCAACCTTCATTTTGCTGCGCTTCGAGCAAGGGACAGTTATGTTTAACGAGATGATGCGGGCAGAGATCTGGCTGCAGGACCATTTGGATAGCCAGCAGGGAATAGAAGACCTCGCCAGCCGACTCGGTTACTCGACCTCACAGGTCCGGCGCAGGTTCAAGCAATGCTTTGGTCTGTCCCCTAGCGCTTATCGCGATAGTCTGCGGCTGGAGAAGGCGGCGCGCCTGCTGGCGTTTACCCCTTTCTCTATTCAGTCTATTGCAACCCGGTGTGGCTATCGAAATCATTCCGCTTTCAGCCGTGCCTTCCAACGATACCACAATCAAACTCCACGCCAATACCGCCAGGCGTTGCGATTGAAACTTCACCACAACCCCTTTTGCCAGGGGCATGGCGGTGACCCACCCCATCATGAAATCCGCTGGGCGCCGGCGCGCCAGGCCCTGGTGACGCGTCTATACCGAAAGGAGCGCGGCCACCCGCTCGGGGTGCTGCGGAAGTGGACCCAATACGCCAAGGGCGTTGAGAGCCTTCCGGATCGCTTGCGCCAAGGGCAAACCATTGCCCTGCTGCACAACATTCCGCTACCGAGCGACATGGAACGCATTGACGTCGGGCCACTCGTCGATCGCAACGAAGCCCCGGGAATTGCGATACCCGCTTCCTTTCGCCTGCTGAACCTGCCGGCCCAGCAGCAGGCTAGCGTGGAACTGGGGTCGCTGGAGGAAATTCCGGACGTGGTTCAGTATCTGGTCTGCGAATGCCTTCCCGAACAGGGGCTTCACGCCAGCGGCGATGCCGTTCAGGTGGAATGGAACGAGAAAGGCGTGCTGGTCAGGCTTCCCGTTCAGCAGGCCTGAACCGAAACGAGGGGCCGCGCAGCTGGCGGCGCCCTCTTCCGCTCGAACCTGCCTGGGAATCAGGACTCGACTCGAACCAGCCAGCCTTCGACGGTGTCGGAGCCGAACTCGTCCTTCCACGCCTTGAGTGTCTTCTGATTGCCGCCGCGTGTTTCCACCACTTCGCCGGTCTTCGGGTTCTTGTAGATCTTCAGTTTGCGCTTGCGCCGCCCGGTGCTGGAAGTTGCCGCTGCCTTGGCCGCCGGTGCAGACTTGCCACCCTTTGGCTCGAGCAGGCCGATTACATCGGCGGAGCTCTTGTTGAACTCACGCATCAACGCTTCAAGCTTGTCCTTGAATTCCAGCTCAGCTTTCAGTCGCTCATCGTTCTGCAGCCGCTCCATTTCAGCCTGAAGCTGCTTGAGCTGCTGTTCTTTCTGCATGAATTCGCTGAGAAGAGACATATACACGGTCCTTGCAATGGGAGGATGTTATGGAATGCCGCCTATGAATACAACAACTCGAACAAAATGACAATACTTGAGGTTATTTTTAGCCGACTCTCATCGGCTGCGTCAAATAGAAAAACGATTAGCACTGCAGGCAAGCAATCCTTCGTTACCACAGCGTTCTCGAACTGAAACAGCTCTCTTGAAGCCAGCAAGATAATACGAGCATAGATTCCAGCCGGTGCGCCTCTCGCCGAGAGTTGTAAATTGGCCCGAGGGTGATGCGGCCATGAGCACACAGAATGAATAAGTATAACCTAATTTAGAAATTTGTACACCTCGCTCCCTTTGTTACACTCACTAGGCACGTTGAAGCAGATTCGATCGCGGATACGACGAAAGGGATGTCATGTACTTGTTCCATAATTTCAAGGCACGCAACGACTTATGCTCCGAAGACAAGCGAATTTTCGATAGCTACGTCGGCCCGGCCCAGGAGGTGAAGAAAGGCAGCCACCTGGCCCGCGAGGGCGAGACGCTGAAGTGCCTGCACCTGATCGAGAAGGGTTGGGCCTGCCGCTACAGGATGCTGCGCGACGGCAGCGAACCCATAACCTCGTTGTTGCTGCCCGGCGATATCAGTGACAATGGCCAGGGCCTGCACGCCCGCCTGGAGTTTTCCATCAAGGCCATAACGCCGCTGCGCTTCACTACCATAGATCCGGCGGGTGCAGAGCGATTGTTCGAGCGCCCCAGAATACTTCGCCTGTTTAGGGCCTCGGGCCATATCAGCCACAGTACGGCGCTGAACTGGATCATCAATGTCTCGGCACGCAGCGCCGAGGGGCGCATCGCCAATTTATTGTGCGAATGCTATGCCCGCTCTCATGCCGCCGGACTCACCTATCGGGGCCGCTACTTCTTTCCACTGACGCAAACCGAGATATCCGACGTTCTGGGCCTTTCCAGCGTTCACGTCAGCCGCTCGATCAGCAAGATCAAGCGCAAGGGGCTGATAGAGAATTGCGACCACAAGCAGATCCGGATCAAGAACTGGCGCGGCCTGGCCACACTGGGCGATTTCAGGCAAGACGATCTTGAACTGTCCTCTTGAGCAAGCCCCCCCTAACCCGCCAACCGTCGTTTCAGCCTTTACCAGTAACTTGGGTAACGCCGATGGCGGGCCAGGTTATTGACCAGAATCGCCACTACCAGCATGACGCCACAGCCAATGCCGATCGGCATCAGGGGATACCACCAACCCAGGGTGGCAATGGTCTCGCCGCCGATCACGGCACCCAGTGCCGCGGCGGCACCCGGCGGATGCACGGTGTGGGTGAGCTGCATGGCAAGCACCGAGAGCGATACGGCAAGCGTTACCGCCAGTGCCGTACTGCCCAGCAGCTTGAAGCAAGCCACCCCCACCAAGGCAGAGAGCATGCTGCCGAACAGGACGTTGCGCGGCTGGGCGAAGGGGCTCTCGGGCGCGGCGTAGAGCAACACCGAGGTGGCGCCGAAGGAGGCCACGATCAAGAGATGGTGAGAGAGCCAGTGCGCATTCAGCCAGCAGATGGCCCCCATGCCGAGGAAGGCACCGAACCACGACCACAAAGCGTCCTGCCAGTCGGGGCTGGGGGCTCGGGTTCGTTCGGCGCGCATCTTGCTGAGGTAAGTCTTCATCTGCCTTCGGTTTGCACAAAATAGGTGCAGGAGTCTCTCAGAGCGCACCACAAATGTGAAGGCAAGTTTTTTTATAAGAACATGCCAATCTGTTGACCGGGGTCAGTTTTTACCGCTCGACAGGAAGGGAACCGGCTCGAGGCTGAGCTGCCGCCCACCGGCCTGTGCAGCAATGCACATCGCCCTGGCGCGGCATGCCAGGGCGATGGCTTCCATAACGCCAAGACGAGCGCAGCCAGGCATGCATGTACGAGAATCAGTAAAAGATGTCGCGCAGGATCTCGTAGACGATAGCGTTGGCGGCATCCACCAGGACGACGTCGGGGCCGACCCGGCGCCATTCGTAGCCGTCGTAGTGCGGCAGGTCGCGCAGGAGGCGCTCGTCCAGCTGCATGGCGATGCCGGGAGGCAGCGGCTTGCCGCGCTCCAGGTTCATGCGCACGCCGGGCGGCAGGCTCTCGGCACCGCGGTCGATCTCGATCCAGTCGCGACGCTCGATCAGCAGGCGGCGGATTTCGCGCTCGTCGAAGCGCGGGCCGTCGGCAACAGCGCGGCGCTCATCCCGCCCCTCGCCGCGCCAGTCGTTACCTTCGCTCGCCCCCCGCCCTGGCTCGCCCTGGCCCCGCCCCGGCTGGGCCGGCACTTCTCTCTGCTCCTGCCCTTTTCCATGACCCTGACCCTGCCCCTGGCCGCGATTATCGCCCGGCTGCGCCTGGGCCTGCGTCGAGGCCAGAACCAGCACCGCCACGCTCGTCAGGAGAATTCGCTTGGCATGCAGCATGGTGACACTCCTTGGCAGATTGGCTCACCTTTCCAGCCTAGGAGAGGAATGCGCAATCAACGTGCAACGAAATGGCATGTTCCCTAGTCGAGCCACACCCCCTGCAAGCTCGGCATCGCCACCATTCCTCCTTCGCCAATGCCACCTTCAGTGTCGTCGAAGGCTTCATCGTAGTGAAAGCCACCCGCTCCCTTGACCTCGATGCTTCTGCCCACGACTTCGCCAAAGAACTGGCCACTACCGGTCACTTCGACATGGGAGTTTGGCGCGATGATCTGGCCGTAGAAGTTCGAGGCACCGCCGATGAACACGCCGGACCTACCGTTAGATGAATCATCATGGGATGGAGATTACGGACAGTATCGCAGTCATTGTCAGATTCGCTAGGCGCGATGGTGCATTGGCTAAAGAAGAACAAAAAGGCTACCCGTCTCGGGTAGCCTTTCTCATTCATCAAGTTGTAGGGGTAGTTGAGCTGGGAGTGGTTACACTAATCGTATGATCTTCATTTCCAGGATCAGCAGATGTAGCAGTAACATCTCCTGTACCCTCATCATATGTAGGCCCTGTTTCACAGGATTCACTTGTGAATTGTATATTACTGACATCGCCATCTGGTTCGCTAATTTCGACTGCGACTAAATTAGCATAATTCCTTGCATCAGCCAAGCATGCCCGATTCGCTGCTCTCTCCGTATAATTCTGATACTGCGGAATGGCTATCGCCGCCAGAATGCCGATGATCGCCACGACGATCAGCAGTTCGATCAAGGTGAAACCGCCCTGCCCCTGTTTGGCGGCTGCTCGTTTCTTCATCATTTCTTTCACGTTCATCGCAGTCGTCCCCTGCTCTGTGGTGCCCGGTGGCTGCGTTCAGCCCTGGGCGGTTGCACCTGCGGCTCGATCACCGCCATGTCGTGGCTCGGCCCTTGGGCCTTGCCTGTCCCCTTGCAGGGCCTTCTCAAGCTTTTTGCGTAACTGCCTGAGTTCGCGCCCTTCTTCGCGGCTATCGAGAGCCTTGCGCTAACATTAGATGACTCAGCCCCAGTACCGCAAGCGCTACCTACGTAGGTAGGAAGTTTACTTCAGCATAAGCCATGACGAAGTTAATACCAGTTGGCGTGGCGTTTGTCAGCTTGCTGTGACGAAGCATACCAACGGTCTAGAATGCGGGGTACCCTATCGCTCACCGCCCTTGCGGGCCTGTGCCTGAGGCGCCATGAACGACTATCGAACGGCACCGGTCGGTGCTCATGAGACAGCCAGCCAGCAGCGTGCGGCTGATACCGAGGGGCTGCGCGGTTTCACTCGCCGGCTGGTGGAGTATGAGCTGCTGTCCCGTGCGGCCGCCGAGCGGGCCGAGCACGAGGCGCGCGAGGCGGAAACCAGCCTGCTGCAGCATGTGATCGACACCGGCCTGGTCACGGCCCGCCAGGGCACGCTGTGCGCGGCATGGGAGTACGGCCTGCCGCTGGTGGACCTGGACGCGCTGCGCCTGGCGAGCCTGCCTCCGGCCAGTGAGTACCCCGAGAAGCTGCTGCGCAAGCTGTGTGTCGTGCCGCTCAGCCGCCGCAGCCACCGTCTGACCGTGGCGGTGCCCTTCCCCTCCACCCTGGCCCTGCTCGATGAGCTACAGTTCGCCACCGGGCTGAGCATCGAGGCCGTGCTCTGCCCGGTGGATCAACTGATGCCGGTGCTCGAGGCCTACCTGGCCCAGCACGACTCGAGCATGATGAACGAGCTGGCCGGCGTGGACGATGCGGTCAGCGAGCTGGAATTCGAGGATGGCGTCGACATCAGCGACGAGCGCGCCACCGACGCCGCCCAGAGCGGTGCCGACGATGCGCCGGTCGTCAAGTTCGTCAACAAGATCCTGCTGGATGCCATACGCCGCGGCGCTTCGGACATCCATTTCGAGCCCTACGAGACCAGTTACCGGGTGCGCATGCGCGTGGATGGCATGTTGATGGAGGCGGCTCGCCCGCCCTTCGCCATGCGATCGCGAATTGCCGCGCGCCTGAAGGTGATGGCGCGGCTGGACATTTCCGAGCGCCGCCTGCCGCAGGACGGCGCGATCAAGCTGAAGGTTTCGAAGACCCGCTCGATCGACTTCCGCGTGAACTCGCTGCCGACCGTGTACGGCGAAAAGATCGTGCTGCGTATCCTCGACCCCACCTCGGCGCAGATCGGCATCGATGCGCTGGGCTTCACGCCGGAGCAGCGCGCACTCTACGAAGGCGTGATGGACCACCCCCAGGGCATGATCCTGGTCACCGGCCCTACCGGCAGCGGCAAGACGGTGACGCTCTATACCGGCCTGAACATCCTCAACGAGGTGCAGCGTAACATCTGTACCGCCGAGGACCCCGTCGAGATCAAGGTGCCCGGGGTCAACCAGGTCAACGTGCTGCCCAAGATCGGGCTCGACTTCGCCAGCGCGCTGCGCGCCTTCCTGCGTCAGGACCCG
This portion of the Billgrantia sulfidoxydans genome encodes:
- the cysD gene encoding sulfate adenylyltransferase subunit CysD — its product is MPEISTERQTHLKQLEAESIHIIREVAAEFRNPVMLYSIGKDSSVMLHLARKAFYPGPPPFPLMHINTTWKFREMIAFRDRMAGELGMELIEHINEEGRAAGINPFDHGSSGYTDVMKTQALKQALDKYGFDAAFGGARRDEEASRAKERVFSFRDKFHRWDPKSQRPELWNLYNARVNKGESIRAFPLSNWTELDIWQYIYLEQIPIVPLYYAAPRPVVERDGMLVMVDDERMPLAPGEVPEEKWVRFRTLGCYPLTGAVESRADTLPEIIQEMLLTRTSERSGRAIDHDQAGSMEKKKREGYF
- the cysQ gene encoding 3'(2'),5'-bisphosphate nucleotidase CysQ gives rise to the protein MRARLIDGVLAAGREVISIYDHGFSVETKDDKSPLTEADMASHHALVDLLENLAPQVPTLSEESAEIPFATRKAWQRYWLIDPLDGTKEFIKKNGEFTLNVALIEDGVPVFGIVHAPVLRTTWIGQQGQGAWKQVDEGPCHTITVRALPDPDQEAWQVVGSRLHGSEEFEAFCRILPNHECATMGSSLKLCLVAEGKADLYPRLAPTSEWDTAAAQAVVTAAGGQVLNAHTLEPLRCNQQESVLNPFFIVAGERDSRWESALRASLKS
- a CDS encoding UDP-glucose dehydrogenase family protein; amino-acid sequence: MNVTVFGTGYVGLVQGAVLADVGHHVVCVDVDAAKVERLSKGEIPIYEPGLEPLVKENHAAGRLKFTTDAAEGVKHGQVQFIAVGTPPDEDGSADLKYVLAVAETIAQHMERDQVIINKSTVPVGTADKVRDKVDHVLEARGRKDLRFDVVSNPEFLKEGSAVSDCQRPDRIIIGTSSRVAEDMLRELYAPFSRQQDKMIVMDVRSAELTKYAANCMLATKISFMNEMANLAERLGADIEMVRQGIGSDPRIGYHFIYPGVGYGGSCFPKDVQALIRTSDAIDFDAKVLKAVEARNEEQKTTLFQKIHKHYQGNLKDKTFAIWGLAFKPNTDDMREAPSRVLMEALWEAGAKVQAFDPEAMEEAQRIYGNRDDLSLCGTKEATLRGADALVIVTEWQSFRAPEFELIKQQLAEPLIFDGRNMFEPKRMAIKGFTYYSVGR
- a CDS encoding MBL fold metallo-hydrolase RNA specificity domain-containing protein, whose amino-acid sequence is MNIVHHGGGAGVTGSCHRLQIAADRALLVDCGIFQGQDAERVDSLEQHAVRFPVDDVLALVVTHVHIDHIGRLPYLLAAGYQGPILCSVPSARLLPLVIEDALKIGFTRDRHLIERFLTEVQGRLVALDYQTWHTVLDDERHHVRVKLQRAGHILGSAYVEVDTLEKASGQAQRTVFSGDLGAPYAPLLPAPKPPYRADVLVLESTYGDRLHEDRRHRRVRLKAAIDRALANGGTVVIPAFSVGRTQELLYELEGLIHNARNERWRELEIIVDSPLAARFTEVYRELKPWWDAEAHKTLRSGRHPLSFENLYTVDSHQEHEQTVAYLAESGRPAVVIAASGMASGGRVVNYLQRMLGDERHCVLFTGYQAHGTPGRDIQRFGPKGGWVMLDGQRIDIRARVETVSGYSAHADQHDLLNFVRRMRHPPREVRLVHGDPHAQAALKAKLQEWAEEAGHEMRVTLGGDSLADDTGAAKGALAPATA
- a CDS encoding NAD-dependent epimerase, with the protein product MKLLITGIAGFVGHAVAKRLSGLGHEIVGIDNLNTYYDVSLKQARLHDLADCHDIRFIHMDLGDREAMAALFRENEFDRVIHLAAQAGVRYSLDNPHVYADSNLIGHLNVLEGCRQHKVGHLVYASSSSVYGMNAKTPFATSDSVDHPVSLYAATKKANELMSHTYAHLYGVPMTGLRFFTVYGPWGRPDMAIFKFVKAMFEGKPIQVYNHGDMSRDFTYVDDIVEGIVRILDVIPQPNPDRAAATARPDQSTAPFALYNIGYGAPVSLMSFIRALEAATGREAICEYLPMQPGDVPRTWADTEALLKATGYRPKVSVEEGVKRFVEWYRGFYGV
- a CDS encoding helix-turn-helix domain-containing protein; translation: MDAATFILLRFEQGTVMFNEMMRAEIWLQDHLDSQQGIEDLASRLGYSTSQVRRRFKQCFGLSPSAYRDSLRLEKAARLLAFTPFSIQSIATRCGYRNHSAFSRAFQRYHNQTPRQYRQALRLKLHHNPFCQGHGGDPPHHEIRWAPARQALVTRLYRKERGHPLGVLRKWTQYAKGVESLPDRLRQGQTIALLHNIPLPSDMERIDVGPLVDRNEAPGIAIPASFRLLNLPAQQQASVELGSLEEIPDVVQYLVCECLPEQGLHASGDAVQVEWNEKGVLVRLPVQQA
- a CDS encoding histone-like nucleoid-structuring protein, MvaT/MvaU family, giving the protein MSLLSEFMQKEQQLKQLQAEMERLQNDERLKAELEFKDKLEALMREFNKSSADVIGLLEPKGGKSAPAAKAAATSSTGRRKRKLKIYKNPKTGEVVETRGGNQKTLKAWKDEFGSDTVEGWLVRVES